Proteins from one Flammeovirgaceae bacterium genomic window:
- a CDS encoding SAM-dependent DNA methyltransferase, which translates to MTTSSIVSKVWSFCNPLRDVGVGYGDYLEQLTYLLFLKMADEYSKPPHNRKLPIPKGYNWESLTNKKGAELELHYATLLRELSTAKGILGQIFTKSQNKIQDPAMLAKIIDMIDSEQWLVMGADVKGDIYEKLLEQNAQDVKSGAGQYFTPRPLIRAMVECIQPQPMKTIADPSCGTGGFFLAAYDYIVENNKLDKEQNKFLKMQTFFGNEIVAGTRRLALMNLFLHNIGDIESDNFISPADALIAASPTTYDYVLANPPFGKKSSQTFTNDEGEQEKDDLTYNRQDFWATTSNKQLNFVQHIRSMLKTTGQAAVVLPDNVLFEGGAGETVRKKLLETTDLHTILRLPTGIFYAQGVKANVIFFDNKPASKNPWTKEIWVYDYRTNIHHTLKKNPLNIDVLKDFIDCYKPDNRNKRKETYHPETNPEGRWRKFSYEEIIARDKTSLDISWLKDKSLADLDNLPDPEELAEDIIENLEAGLASFREIMMTLNTK; encoded by the coding sequence ATGACAACATCAAGTATAGTAAGCAAAGTATGGAGTTTCTGTAATCCCCTGCGTGATGTAGGCGTAGGATATGGAGATTATTTAGAGCAACTTACCTATTTGCTTTTCTTAAAAATGGCTGATGAATACAGTAAGCCACCACACAACAGGAAATTACCTATTCCAAAAGGATACAATTGGGAAAGTTTGACCAATAAAAAGGGTGCAGAACTGGAATTACACTATGCAACTTTGCTTCGTGAATTAAGCACCGCTAAAGGTATCTTAGGACAAATATTTACCAAGAGCCAAAACAAAATTCAAGACCCTGCTATGCTTGCCAAAATCATTGATATGATTGATAGTGAGCAATGGTTGGTAATGGGTGCAGATGTGAAAGGGGATATTTACGAAAAACTCTTAGAGCAAAATGCACAAGACGTAAAAAGCGGTGCAGGACAATACTTTACGCCACGCCCTTTGATTCGGGCAATGGTAGAATGTATTCAGCCACAACCAATGAAAACCATTGCTGACCCAAGTTGCGGAACAGGCGGTTTCTTTTTAGCTGCATACGATTACATTGTGGAAAACAACAAACTGGATAAAGAGCAAAACAAGTTTCTGAAAATGCAGACCTTTTTCGGTAACGAAATTGTGGCAGGGACAAGGCGTCTAGCTTTGATGAATTTGTTCTTACATAACATTGGTGACATTGAAAGCGATAATTTCATTTCCCCTGCTGATGCTTTGATTGCGGCCTCTCCAACAACTTATGATTATGTTTTAGCCAATCCACCTTTCGGCAAAAAAAGTTCACAGACTTTTACCAATGACGAAGGAGAACAAGAGAAAGACGATTTAACCTACAACCGCCAAGACTTTTGGGCGACAACAAGTAACAAGCAATTGAACTTTGTGCAACACATACGTTCAATGCTCAAAACCACAGGACAAGCAGCCGTTGTATTGCCTGACAATGTTTTATTTGAAGGTGGTGCAGGTGAGACCGTTCGTAAAAAGCTTTTAGAAACAACCGACTTACATACAATACTTCGTTTACCGACAGGAATATTTTATGCTCAAGGAGTAAAAGCAAATGTGATTTTCTTTGACAACAAACCTGCAAGTAAAAATCCTTGGACAAAAGAGATTTGGGTTTATGACTACAGAACTAATATTCACCACACCTTAAAGAAAAACCCTTTAAACATTGATGTACTTAAAGACTTCATTGACTGCTACAAACCTGACAACAGAAACAAACGAAAAGAAACTTATCATCCTGAAACAAATCCCGAAGGACGTTGGAGAAAGTTCAGCTATGAAGAAATCATTGCAAGAGATAAAACAAGCCTTGACATTTCTTGGCTTAAAGACAAATCACTTGCAGACTTAGACAACTTACCAGACCCCGAAGAACTGGCAGAAGACATTATTGAAAACCTGGAAGCAGGACTAGCAAGTTTTAGAGAAATTATGATGACACTAAATACCAAATAG
- a CDS encoding KOW motif-containing protein: MTNQSNQLKNGDRCTVVGGTHKGKSGIVQDLNTSKTGQITITVLQKNGVRFKTLGKNVVVQGKE, from the coding sequence ATGACTAATCAATCAAATCAATTAAAAAATGGTGACCGATGTACAGTTGTTGGTGGAACCCACAAAGGAAAATCCGGAATTGTGCAAGATTTAAATACGAGCAAGACAGGTCAAATTACAATAACTGTTCTACAGAAAAACGGTGTTCGGTTTAAGACACTTGGTAAAAATGTTGTTGTTCAGGGCAAAGAGTGA